The proteins below come from a single Drosophila busckii strain San Diego stock center, stock number 13000-0081.31 chromosome X, ASM1175060v1, whole genome shotgun sequence genomic window:
- the LOC108605181 gene encoding 5-demethoxyubiquinone hydroxylase, mitochondrial isoform X1, whose amino-acid sequence MLHKYIRLHTRNTMMLRSTCATRGKQLTRICVNRYTSSSSGGGQAEQKQQPLTPRASALTDEIIRVDHAGELGADRIYAGQMAILGNGPMGKTIEHMWEQEKCHRKQFETLIQQHRVRPTVMTPIWNVAGFVLGAGTALMGEKAAMACTVAVETVIVEHYNDQLRQIMDSPNPDKELLATITKFRDEEQEHHDTGIDCGAEQAPFYKAMTEVIKFGCKTAIAISKKI is encoded by the exons atgttgCATAAGTACATAAGG CTACACACACGTAACACAATGATGCTGCGCAGCACGTGTGCAACAAGAGGCAAACAACTGACGCGCATTTGCGTCAATCGctacaccagcagcagcagcggcggcggccagGCTGagcaaaaacagcagccaCTGACTCCACGTGCCAGTGCCTTAACCGATGAGATTATACGCGTGGATCATGCTGGTGAACTGGGCGCAGATCGCATCTATGCTGGCCAAATGGCCATTCTGGGCAACGGTCCCATGGGCAAGACCATTGAGCATATGTGGGAGCAGGAGAAATGTCATCGCAAGCAGTTTGAGACCTTAATACAGCAACATCGTGTGCGACCCACCGTAATGACGCCCATTTGGAATGTGGCTGGCTTTGTTCTGGGCGCAGGCACTGCTCTAATGGGTGAAAAGGCAGCAATGGCCTGCACTGTGGCCGTCGAGACAGTCATTGTGGAGCACTATAACGATCAGCTGCGTCAGATAATGGATTCCCCCAATCCAGACAAG GAGCTGTTGGCTACAATTACCAAGTTTCGCGATGAGGAGCAGGAGCATCATGATACGGGCATTGATTGCGGCGCTGAACAGGCGCCGTTCTACAAGGCCATGACGGAGGTTATCAAGTTTGGCTGTAAGACGGCCATAGCTATATCCAAGAAGATTTAA
- the LOC108605181 gene encoding 5-demethoxyubiquinone hydroxylase, mitochondrial isoform X3, translating to MMLRSTCATRGKQLTRICVNRYTSSSSGGGQAEQKQQPLTPRASALTDEIIRVDHAGELGADRIYAGQMAILGNGPMGKTIEHMWEQEKCHRKQFETLIQQHRVRPTVMTPIWNVAGFVLGAGTALMGEKAAMACTVAVETVIVEHYNDQLRQIMDSPNPDKELLATITKFRDEEQEHHDTGIDCGAEQAPFYKAMTEVIKFGCKTAIAISKKI from the exons ATGATGCTGCGCAGCACGTGTGCAACAAGAGGCAAACAACTGACGCGCATTTGCGTCAATCGctacaccagcagcagcagcggcggcggccagGCTGagcaaaaacagcagccaCTGACTCCACGTGCCAGTGCCTTAACCGATGAGATTATACGCGTGGATCATGCTGGTGAACTGGGCGCAGATCGCATCTATGCTGGCCAAATGGCCATTCTGGGCAACGGTCCCATGGGCAAGACCATTGAGCATATGTGGGAGCAGGAGAAATGTCATCGCAAGCAGTTTGAGACCTTAATACAGCAACATCGTGTGCGACCCACCGTAATGACGCCCATTTGGAATGTGGCTGGCTTTGTTCTGGGCGCAGGCACTGCTCTAATGGGTGAAAAGGCAGCAATGGCCTGCACTGTGGCCGTCGAGACAGTCATTGTGGAGCACTATAACGATCAGCTGCGTCAGATAATGGATTCCCCCAATCCAGACAAG GAGCTGTTGGCTACAATTACCAAGTTTCGCGATGAGGAGCAGGAGCATCATGATACGGGCATTGATTGCGGCGCTGAACAGGCGCCGTTCTACAAGGCCATGACGGAGGTTATCAAGTTTGGCTGTAAGACGGCCATAGCTATATCCAAGAAGATTTAA